The Candidatus Limnocylindrales bacterium genome has a segment encoding these proteins:
- a CDS encoding cytochrome P450 has product MTTNLTERPGRIFVDPTAYADEKRWHEAAARIRREDPVHRVEEPGFDPFWAVTRHEHVAEIERQHDKFWNTMESVLFPRVSLEERAAIGVEIKTLVHMDGAEHRAYRAVTNDWFKPANLKRLFEERIAELSREFVGRMAERGSRCDFARDIALYYPLRVIMSILGVPDTDEPRMLQLTQQLFGNEDVEFAGDDRTRALIEALMDFATYFAAMTADRRAHPTSDLATTIANGKISGEPLGELETAGYYTIVATAGHDTTSSALATGLLLLARHPEQLRLLKDDPSLIDNAVDEMIRIATPVRHFMRYAQVDYELGGKPIRKGDGLLMSYLSANRDESVFEDPFAFDVTRKNAGEHLAFGIGVHFCLGAHLSRMELRGFLRELLPRLESVELDGDPEFTLATFVGGPKRLPIRYVMS; this is encoded by the coding sequence ATGACAACGAACCTTACCGAACGGCCCGGCCGGATTTTCGTCGACCCGACGGCGTATGCCGACGAGAAACGCTGGCACGAAGCGGCGGCGCGGATTCGCCGCGAAGATCCCGTGCACCGCGTCGAGGAGCCGGGCTTCGATCCGTTCTGGGCGGTCACCCGTCACGAGCACGTCGCCGAGATCGAGCGCCAGCACGACAAGTTCTGGAACACGATGGAGTCGGTGCTGTTCCCGCGCGTGTCGCTCGAGGAGCGGGCTGCTATCGGCGTCGAGATCAAGACGCTGGTTCACATGGACGGCGCCGAGCACCGCGCGTACCGCGCGGTGACCAACGACTGGTTCAAGCCGGCCAATCTGAAGCGCCTGTTCGAGGAGCGCATCGCCGAGCTCTCGCGCGAGTTCGTCGGCCGCATGGCCGAACGAGGCAGCCGCTGCGACTTCGCACGCGACATTGCGCTGTATTACCCGCTGCGCGTGATCATGAGCATTCTCGGCGTTCCGGACACCGACGAGCCGCGCATGCTGCAGCTCACGCAGCAGCTGTTCGGCAACGAAGACGTCGAATTTGCCGGCGACGACCGCACGCGGGCGCTGATCGAGGCGCTCATGGATTTCGCGACGTACTTCGCAGCGATGACGGCCGACCGCCGCGCGCATCCGACGAGCGACCTCGCGACAACGATCGCCAACGGAAAGATTTCCGGCGAGCCGCTCGGCGAGCTCGAAACGGCCGGCTACTACACGATCGTCGCGACGGCGGGGCACGATACCACGTCGAGCGCGCTCGCGACCGGCCTGCTATTGCTTGCCCGCCACCCCGAGCAGCTGCGCCTGCTGAAAGATGATCCGTCACTCATCGACAATGCGGTCGACGAGATGATCCGCATCGCGACGCCGGTGCGGCACTTCATGCGCTACGCGCAGGTCGACTATGAGCTCGGCGGCAAACCGATCCGCAAGGGCGACGGCCTGCTGATGTCGTACCTGTCGGCGAATCGCGACGAGTCGGTCTTCGAGGATCCGTTCGCATTCGACGTGACGCGAAAGAACGCCGGCGAGCATCTCGCGTTCGGAATCGGAGTGCACTTCTGCCTCGGTGCGCACCTGTCGCGCATGGAGCTTCGCGGATTCCTTCGCGAGCTGCTGCCGCGTCTCGAGTCGGTCGAGCTCGACGGCGATCCGGAGTTCACGCTGGCAACATTCGTCGGCGGGCCGAAGCGGCTGCCGATTCGCTACGTAATGAGCTAA
- a CDS encoding sulfatase: MIGCFRFAVAVGAAFAAACSPPPLAPFAACRDCNIVLISVDTLRADHVGAYGYSRPTTPNIDALAKKGVLFEHAVAQSSWTRPAHMSIFTGMYPREHGFVALLDSRRLEPEVPTIASVLASSGWATAGFSGGINLAASFGFGQGFDVYRNNGRSFRDNFEDMRWWLDHNDGRRFFLFAHGYDAHTPYHGDEIDRRAIGLTSPPPRGRMRRACKAGMQKMSAFVDEYDAAIRRADRYVGKIVAELERRALLSKTILILLSDHGEELLEHGRCFHISTLYREVLEVPLIVVAPGLEPRRVKEPVAASVTIAPTIMELAGIGQHPFPGSSLVPQARGAGVRAAPIVSETERAVSNGGDGHVVALSNDGYKLIEWAANSRRTAFDQSRDRLEAEPIASGSRAEVALVAELDRWSGQHPPRFGTRRKRQSLAKPSVPGGQPQQEEHGEKDGEDDPALRRREQQLKSFGYAN, encoded by the coding sequence ATGATCGGCTGCTTTCGCTTCGCCGTTGCCGTCGGCGCGGCGTTCGCGGCGGCCTGCTCGCCGCCGCCCCTCGCGCCTTTCGCAGCTTGCCGTGACTGCAACATCGTCCTGATCTCGGTGGACACGCTGCGCGCCGACCACGTCGGCGCATACGGCTATTCAAGGCCCACCACGCCCAACATCGACGCGCTCGCGAAGAAGGGTGTCCTGTTCGAGCACGCCGTCGCGCAGTCGTCGTGGACGCGTCCGGCGCACATGTCGATCTTCACGGGGATGTACCCGCGCGAGCACGGCTTCGTCGCGCTGCTCGATTCGCGGCGGCTCGAGCCGGAGGTTCCGACGATCGCATCGGTGCTCGCGTCGAGCGGGTGGGCGACAGCCGGATTTTCCGGCGGCATCAACCTGGCGGCGAGCTTCGGGTTCGGCCAGGGTTTCGACGTGTACCGCAACAACGGCCGCTCGTTCCGCGACAATTTCGAGGACATGCGCTGGTGGCTCGACCACAACGACGGGCGGCGGTTTTTCCTGTTTGCGCACGGCTACGACGCGCACACGCCTTATCACGGCGATGAGATCGACCGGCGCGCGATCGGGCTCACGTCGCCGCCGCCGCGCGGGAGGATGCGGCGAGCGTGCAAGGCCGGCATGCAGAAGATGAGCGCGTTCGTCGACGAGTACGATGCGGCGATCCGGCGCGCCGATCGTTATGTCGGCAAGATCGTCGCGGAGCTCGAGCGTCGCGCGCTGCTGTCGAAGACGATTCTCATCCTCCTGTCCGATCACGGCGAGGAGCTCCTCGAGCATGGCCGCTGTTTCCACATTTCGACGCTCTATCGCGAGGTGCTCGAGGTGCCGCTCATCGTGGTCGCGCCCGGTCTCGAGCCGCGGCGCGTGAAAGAGCCGGTCGCGGCGTCGGTCACGATCGCGCCGACGATCATGGAGCTCGCCGGCATCGGGCAGCATCCGTTCCCGGGATCGTCGCTGGTGCCGCAGGCGCGCGGGGCCGGCGTACGCGCCGCGCCGATCGTGAGCGAGACCGAGCGCGCCGTCTCGAACGGTGGCGACGGTCACGTCGTCGCGCTTTCGAACGACGGCTACAAGCTCATCGAATGGGCTGCGAACAGTCGCCGCACCGCTTTCGACCAGTCTCGCGATCGCCTCGAAGCCGAGCCCATCGCCAGCGGATCCCGCGCAGAGGTCGCTCTGGTGGCAGAGCTCGACCGCTGGTCGGGCCAGCATCCGCCGCGGTTCGGCACGCGAAGGAAACGGCAGTCGCTCGCGAAGCCGTCCGTGCCCGGCGGTCAGCCGCAGCAGGAGGAGCACGGCGAAAAGGACGGCGAGGACGACCCCGCGCTTCGGCGCCGCGAGCAGCAGCTCAAATCGTTCGGCTACGCGAACTGA
- a CDS encoding right-handed parallel beta-helix repeat-containing protein yields the protein MHRHGIVLVAFLLAAIPAYAKPCGDALPGGRVACACGDTVTTDARILATDPVATSRCRVDGLIVRAARETETITLDLDGREIRGSGAGVGIRVMYGGTDGAQIVGAKAPARGAVAGFGIGLTAARPDAIARVTHLELRDNHDEGVRLTIAGTVFDDVVATRNGRDGISVRGSGGRFAGVRVSENSENGIRLFTDNAAVNVHASSNAMSGVIVDGTDNDLEKVESVGNGRDGVVTRGRGGTWEVSRCEDNARDDFRVNGRVPKGAEGSR from the coding sequence GTGCACCGTCATGGCATCGTTCTGGTCGCATTCCTTCTTGCGGCGATCCCTGCGTATGCGAAGCCGTGCGGCGACGCGCTCCCCGGAGGTCGCGTTGCTTGCGCTTGCGGCGATACCGTCACGACCGACGCGCGCATTCTTGCGACGGATCCGGTCGCAACGAGCCGCTGCCGCGTCGACGGTCTCATCGTGCGCGCCGCGCGCGAGACGGAAACGATCACGCTCGACCTCGATGGTCGCGAGATCCGCGGCAGCGGCGCAGGTGTCGGCATCCGCGTGATGTACGGCGGGACCGACGGCGCGCAGATCGTAGGCGCGAAGGCGCCGGCGCGCGGAGCCGTCGCAGGCTTTGGAATCGGGCTTACGGCGGCACGACCCGATGCGATCGCGCGCGTGACGCACCTCGAGCTGCGCGACAACCACGACGAAGGCGTGCGCTTGACGATCGCGGGCACCGTATTCGACGATGTCGTCGCCACGCGCAATGGCCGCGACGGCATCAGCGTGCGCGGCAGCGGCGGCCGTTTTGCCGGTGTGCGCGTCAGCGAGAACTCGGAGAACGGCATTCGGCTCTTCACCGACAACGCCGCCGTCAATGTCCATGCGAGCAGCAACGCGATGAGCGGCGTCATCGTGGACGGCACGGACAACGATCTGGAGAAGGTCGAGTCGGTCGGCAACGGCCGCGACGGTGTCGTGACGCGCGGCAGGGGCGGGACCTGGGAAGTCAGTCGCTGCGAAGACAACGCGCGCGACGATTTCCGCGTCAACGGCCGTGTTCCGAAGGGAGCGGAGGGCTCACGATGA